Genomic window (Juglans microcarpa x Juglans regia isolate MS1-56 chromosome 2S, Jm3101_v1.0, whole genome shotgun sequence):
ATAGTAGTAGCTTCTTCTATAGAGAAAATGGCATTAAGCATCTCTTCCTTCCACTGATGTGATAAAGGGTCAACCAAGTTTGATACTTTGGTATCTGCTTGTAAAAATCTGATTGTGCTTTGGGGTCTAAAAGTTGAATGCTGAGGTAACCATCTATCAGTCCATGTACTCACATCTAATAGTGGTTGAGCTGATATAATACTTTGCCATATATAAGAGGTATTGCGGCCTAGTTTGGCCTTCAGAAAGTCAGTGGTagggaaatattttgctttaaGCACTCTTGCAGCTAGTGATTGAGGGTCTTGGATGAGCCTCCATCATTGTTTAGCTAACATGGcagaattaaaattttcaaaatctctgaATCCCAGGCCTCCTTGCTTTTTTGATCTTCTCATCTGCTGCCTgtaagataattcaagaaatgagaATTGGCAGCATAATCTGGAGTTGTCCATGCATACATTAATATAGAAGAGTTTGTTACAATTATAGTTACGATATAAAATCTATGAAGATTTGAGGAAATCATAAATACAagtttgaattcaaatatttaaaaatacacaAGCAGTTAAGATAAGGATGTGGATTGAGATTGTTGAGACTTTGAATTATCTGATAATAGAACATTATCTTCTAATCTATGTGATGATGAGCTGGAGTTGTTCAATTGATCTTGTAGTAGCTTAACATCCCCCCTCAAGGTAATTGGGAGTTCACGAACCATTAACTTGTTTCTTAGCAGTTGAAATCAAGCACTAGTTAGGGCCTTTTTGAACAAATCAGCTAATTGAGCAGTAGTAGAGATATGTCGAAGAGATATGTCCTTTCGTGTAACTTTTTCCCTAACAAAGTGATAGTCCACCTCTATATGCTTAGTTCGAGTATGAAAAACTGGGTTGAAGGCTAATGACAGTTCACTGAGATTATCACACCATAGGACTGGAGCAGTAGGTAGTGAGACACGAAGGTCATTGAGTACCATTCGAAGCCAATACAGTTCAGCTGTTGCAAAGGACATGGATCGATATTCTGACTCGGTGCTTAAACGAGAAACAACAGGCTACTTCTTGGCAGACCATGATATCAAACAAGGTTCAAGGAAGATAGCATAACCCGTGGTGGAACGCCTGTCATCAATGCTACCAGCCCAATCTGAATCACTAAAAGCATTTAACTGAAGAGAACCACGATCATAAACCAGACCATGATGGAGAAAGCCTTTAAGATAACGTAATACTCTTTTGGCAACAGACCAATGAGCTGTAGTTGACTGGTGCATAAACTGACATAATTGATTCATAGGAAATGAAATGTCAGGGCGTGTTAGTGTGCAGTATTGCAAAGCATCCACCACTTGTCTGTACTCCGTGGCATCTTGCAAGGGCTCTCCTTCAAGTTCAGATAATTTAGCACCTGTTGGTAATGGTGTAGCACATGGATTAACACCAAGCATGCGAGTATGATGCAGTAAGTCCACAATATACTTGGACTGTGACAAGTGCAGACCAAAGGAATTATGAATCACTTTGATGCCCAGAAAGTAGTGCAGTGGTCCTAGGTCCTTTAAAGCAAAATCACCTTGTAAAGACTTGATCAAATGCATAGTAAAAGAGAGCTTGAAACCTATgatgataatatcatccacataaaccaaGAGGAAAATGTGAATATCAAGGTAATGAAATGTAAAGAGTGAGTGATCAACTTGAGAAGCCACAAAGCCAAGATTAAGTAAgacttcaaaaattttatgaaatcaaGCACGAGGGGCCTGATTAAGGCCATAAAGTGCCTTGTGAAGCTTGCAAACTGAGTGAGGGTGAGAAAAATCCCTGAAACTAGTAGGTTGTTCCATAAGCAACTCTTCTTCCAAGTCTCCATGTAAAAAGGCATCGGATACATCCAATTACCTTAATGGCCAGTCAAAGTGGACAGCCAAAGCAAGAATAAGTCGGACAATAGATGCTTTGACAACAGGACTAAATGTTTCAGCATAATCTAAACCCTCTTGTTGTTGAAATCCTTTCGCCACAAGACGTGCCTTGAATCTCTCAATAGTGTCATTAGCTCTTTGTTTAACCTTAAACACCCACTTgtttttaataacatttttctcagtAGGTCGTGGACATAAGACCCAAGTTTTGTTATCCAAGAGGGCTTGAAATTCAGCATTCATTGATTGTCTCCACTCTTCAAACTTGGATGCTTGAGCATAAGATGAAGGTTCTGTTGGAATGGTAGAGGAATGCAATGCACATAAGGGATATTTTGTAGAATAGAAAGTATGAAAGTCAGGATAAGTTTTAGGTTTTGAATGGCCAGTCTTACTTCTAGTCAACATTGGATGAGTTAGAGGATTTATA
Coding sequences:
- the LOC121252392 gene encoding uncharacterized mitochondrial protein AtMg00810-like translates to MHLIKSLQGDFALKDLGPLHYFLGIKVIHNSFGLHLSQSKYIVDLLHHTRMLGVNPCATPLPTGAKLSELEGEPLQDATEYRQVVDALQYCTLTRPDISFPMNQLCQFMHQSTTAHWSVAKRVLRYLKGFLHHGLVYDRGSLQLNAFSDSDWAGSIDDRRSTTGYAIFLEPCLISWSAKK